From a single Carassius auratus strain Wakin chromosome 38, ASM336829v1, whole genome shotgun sequence genomic region:
- the oit3 gene encoding oncoprotein-induced transcript 3 protein, with product MPFALVFLLQAVTTAQAIALDPCSAYISLNEPWRNTDYHVNNSAGVPLCDRHVAGEWYRFTGMAGDAMPTFCIEENHCGTHAPIWLNGSHPQPSDGIVTIPVCASFNNNCCHWTASVDVKACAKGYYVYRLPRPSVCFHVYCGHFYDICDEVDCNGAGCPVEPECRCSEGTVLGPDAQTCLDVNECEKGNGGCAEICINTKGSRRCECGPGKVLDEDGSSCKETAGCDNVNGGCSHRCSSEDDSYYCHCPRGLTLGDDKRTCQVPVQCDPSSIEVSIPKDLVGGLELFLSNTSCRGISNGTHINLHFSLKTCGTVVQVTDDKIVGTNLVTGLPRSSPSSSGDLIVRTSKLLLPVTCEFPRQYEVSDGYLPSLRNTALELAGHSEGIFPFSLELFKNAEFSESYNQPPQLRLRDSLYFGVEPRERVDGLAALVESCFATPGPKADQALKYYLIRDGCISDDTVRQFSAKDQLSKHYQVPVFKFIGKDNKEVFLHCHVLVCGQEQGESRCTQGCRKRLRRHLWTDQHQEQHILSSGPIHILPDP from the exons ATGCCTTTCGCTCTGGTTTTTCTTCTACAAGCTGTGACTACAGCACAGGCCATCG CTCTAGATCCCTGCTCGGCGTACATCAGTCTGAATGAACCATGGCGGAACACTGACTACCATGTTAACAACTCTGCGGGAGTCCCTCTATGTGACCGGCATGTGGCGGGAGAGTGGTATCGTTTTACGGGGATGGCTGGGGATGCTATGCCAACCTTCTGTATTGAGGAGAACCACTGTGGTACCCATGCTCCCATCTGGCTGAACGGCAGCCACCCTCAGCCTAGTGATGGCATTGTCACCATCCCAGTGTGTGCTAGCTTCAATAATAACTGCTGTCACTGGACCGCTAGTGTGGATGTGAAGGCCTGTGCTAAGGGTTACTATGTCTACCGCCTGCCCCGGCCCTCCGTCTGCTTCCACGTCTACTGTGGCC ATTTCTATGACATATGCGATGAGGTGGATTGTAACGGAGCTGGCTGTCCTGTGGAGCCAGAATGCCGATGTTCTGAGGGAACGGTTCTAGGCCCAGATGCACAGACATGTCTGG ATGTGAACGAATGTGAGAAAGGCAATGGAGGATGTGCAGAAATATGCATCAACACCAAGGGCTCTCGTCGATGTGAGTGTGGACCGGGTAAAGTACTGGACGAGGACGGGAGCAGCTGTAAAG AGACTGCCGGCTGTGACAATGTAAATGGAGGCTGCAGCCATAGATGCTCCTCAGAGGATGACTCGTATTACTGTCATTGTCCTCGGGGTCTGACATTGGGAGATGACAAACGGACCTGTCAAG TCCCTGTGCAGTGTGATCCTAGTTCCATAGAGGTCTCGATTCCCAAAGACCTGGTGGGAGGACTTGAACTCTTCCTGTCTAACACTTCTTGCCGGGGCATTTCCAATGGCACCCACATTAACCTCCACTTCAGTCTGAAGACGTGTGGCACTGTGGTCCAG gTCACTGATGACAAAATTGTTGGCACCAACTTGGTAACAGGTTTGCCACGCTCTAGTCCCAGCAGCAGTGGGGACTTGATTGTGCGCACCAGTAAACTACTGCTGCCAGTTACGTGTGAGTTTCCACGGCAGTACGAGGTGTCGGATGGCTACCTGCCCAGTCTGCGCAACACAGCACTCGAGTTAGCGGGCCACAGCGAAGGAATATTCCCCTTCAGTTTGGAGCTCTTCAAAAATGCTGAATTTTCCGAGTCGTACAACCAACCTCCTCAACTGCGTTTGCGTGATTCCCTGTACTTTGGCGTCGAGCCTCGAGAGCGGGTGGATGGCCTTGCTGCTCTTGTAGAAAGCTGTTTTGCCACCCCTGGTCCCAAAGCTGACCAGGCCTTAAAATATTACCTCATCAGAGATGG CTGCATTTCAGATGATACAGTCCGTCAGTTCTCCGCTAAAGATCAGCTCTCCAAACACTACCAGGTCCCTGTCTTCAAGTTCATTGGCAAGGACAATAAA GAAGTGTTCCTGCATTGCCATGTGCTGGTGTGTGGGCAAGAACAAGGGGAATCTCGCTGTACACAGGGATGCCGAAAGCGCTTGAGGAGACATCTCTGGACTGACCAGCACCAAGAGCAACACATACTTTCCAGTGGACCCATTCACATACTGCCAGATCCATGA